In Muribaculum gordoncarteri, the genomic window TTAACCGCTTCTTGTTCCCCGGACAACTCGAAGGAATGATGTTCACCCTTTTTGCCATCGCTATTGCAGCTGCCGAAACAGCTCTTGCCATTGCAATTATAGTCAACATTTTCCGCGTTGCCCGAAATATTGATATACGCGACCTCACTAAAATGAAATTTTAATAGTTATGGAACATATATCAATCTTCATATTAGCTATTCCTCTCTTCATGTTCCTCTTGCTCGGCTTGCTGGGCATGAAGATGAGCCATAAGTTGGCCGGTACTCTCGGTACTCTCGGTATGGGTACCACTCTTGTACTCGCCTATACTGTTGCGTTTACCTATTTCTTCAGCGGCGACGCTCAGTTCATCAACGCTGCAGGCGAGCGTCTGCAGTCGATTCTCTGGAATGTGACATGGCTGCAGTTTACCGACTCGCTCGTTATCCGTCTTGGATTCCTCCTCGATCCCATCTCGGCCATGCTGCTTGTGGTCATCACCACTATATCATTCATGGTGCATCTCTACAGCTTGGGTTACATGCGCGACCATCACGGAGTGTATGAGAGAGGTTTCCAGCGTTTCTACGCTTTCCTTTCATTGTTCAGCTTCTCGATGCTCGGACTCGTTGTCGCAACCAACATTTTCCAGATGTACATCTTCTGGGAGCTTGTGGGTGCTTCATCCTACCTCCTCATCGGTTTCTACTATGTGAAGCCGTCGGCTGTTTCAGCTTCAAAGAAGGCGTTTATCGTAACTCGTTTTGCCGACCTCGGATTCCTCATCGGTATCCTCGTGTTGTCCTACTTCACCGGTACGTTCAACTTCACCGAACTCACTTCGGTTCCCGTTGACGGACTCGCCAATGTATATCAGGTGAGCGAAGCTACTGCCGAAGGTGTCAAGAACATCTTTGCAGGAAGTGCAACTCCCATGTTTATGGGCGCTTCGGTTATGACATGGGCTCTCGTGCTCATCTTCATGGGAGGTATGGGTAAGTCGGCCATGATGCCGCTCCACATCTGGCTTCCCGATGCAATGGAAGGTCCCACCCCGGTTTCTGCCCTCATCCACGCCGCTACAATGGTTGTGGCCGGTGTATATCTTGTGGCCCGTCTGTTCCCGCTCTACTTGATGGAGATTCGTTCGCTTGAGATTGTAACTGTTGTAGGTGCCGTCACCGCACTCTATGCGGCAATGGTGGCTTGTACGCAGATCGACATCAAGCGCGTGCTCGCCTTCTCGACAATATCGCAGATTGCGTTCATGATGGTTTCGCTTGGTGTTGCCCGTCCCGAGTTCCACCACGGCATCGGTTACATGGCCGGTATGTTCCATCTGTTCACTCATGCTATGTTCAAGGCGTTGTTGTTCCTCTGTGCAGGTGCTTTGATTCACGCCATAGGCTCCAACGACTACACAGCCATGCACGGTCTGCGCAAGCACATGCCCATCACCCACATCACATTCCTTATTGGCTGTCTTGCTATCGCGGGTATCATCCCGTTTGCAGGATTCTTCTCCAAGGATGAGATTCTCACCGCTTGCTTCGGCAACTCGGCTCTGTGGTATGTGTGGATGTCGCTTGTAGCCGGTCTTACCGCCTTCTACATGTTCCGCCTCTACTACCTCATCTTCTGGTGGAAGGAACACAAGGTGCCCGAAGGTCATCACGCTCCTCACGATCAGCCCTGGACTATGACACTCCCGTTGGTTATCCTTGCCGTTATCTCATGTTTTGCCGGCTTCGTTCCCTTCGGAAACCTCGTTACATGGAATGGTCACCCGATGTTTGATCACGTTGGATTCTTCACCAACCTTGAGCATCTCGACTGGTCGGTGGCTGCAGTGTCACTTGCCGTTGCCATAATCGCAATCGCAATTGCCACCGTGATGTATAAGAAGGAGAATCCGCTTCCCGCCAAGTTCAAGAATGCACTTCCCACGCTTTGGGACTGGTGTCATCACCGTTTCTACTGGGACGAACTCTATATGTTCATCACTCACCGCATAATTTTTAACGGCATCTGCAAGCCCATCGCATGGTTTGACCGTCACATTATCGACGGTACGATGGATATGTTTGCCCGCGTTACTCAGAAGGCTTCGTTCTCAATACGCGGACTTCAGTCGGGCAACCTCCAGATGTATGTATGGGTTTACCTGATCGGCGCACTTCTGCTTGCCTCGATTACATGGGTTTGTCTTCTCTAATAAATAGTGCAATTAGAAAAATATAGTAATTATGATATTCTCTAATATTCTGATATACTTTGTGGTCATCCCTCTGCTGATGCTTGGATGCCTGTTCCTTTGCCGGAACATGAAGCAGATACGCACGGTGGCCGTTGTTGGCTCTACTGCACTTGTGGCATTGGCCGTATATCTTGTGGTTGATTTCTGCCAACTGCGTGCTGCCGGTGCCGACGACATCATGCTTTATCAAGGCTCGTGGATGTGGTTTGAACCGCTTAACATCCATCTTGCTGTCGGTGTCGACGGTATATCCGTTGCAATGCTGCTGCTTTCGGCAATCATCGTTTTCGCAGGCTCTTTCGCCTCGTGGAAAATCAATCCGCTGCCCAAGGACTTCTTCCTGTGGTTGATTCTGCTTTCAACCGGTGTGTTCGGATTCTTTATCTCCATCGACCTCTTTACCATGTTCATGTTCTATGAGGTGGCTCTTATCCCCATGTACCTTCTCATCGGTCTTTGGGGTACAGGTCGCAAGGAGTATTCGGCGATGAAGCTTACACTTATGCTCATGGGTGGTTCGGCATTCCTCTTGCTCGGAATCCTCGGTATATACTATCATTCGGCTCCCGCAGGAAGCCCGCTGACCATGAACCTGCTTGAGATTTCGGCCAATGACGCCATCTCGCATGACTGGCAGTACTTCCTGTTCCCCATCACCTTTGTAGGTTTTGGTGTTCTCGGTGCCATGTTCCCGTTCCACACTTGGAGCCCCGACGGTCACGCTTCAGCGCCTACCGCCGTGTCGATGCTCCATGCCGGTGTGCTCATGAAGCTTGGAGGTTACGGATGCTTCCGTGTTGCAATCTACCTGATGCCCTTCGCCGCCAATGAGCTGGCTTGGATATTCTTGATTCTTACAGGTATTTCGGTTGTTTACGGTGCGTTCAGCGCTTGTGTGCAGACCGACCTCAAATACATCAACGCCTACTCTTCGGTTAGCCACTGCGGACTCGTGCTCTTCGCGATATTGATGCTCAATACAACCGCGATGACAGGTGCCGTGATGCAGATGCTTTCCCACGGTCTTATGACGGCTCTCTTCTTCGCATTGATCGGTATGATTTACGGTCGTACCCACACCCGCGACATCCGTCTTATGGGAGGCTTGATGAAGATTATGCCTTTCCTTGCAGTGTGCTACGTGATTGCCGGTATGGCATCGCTCGGTCTTCCCGGTCTTAGCGGTTTCGTTGCCGAAATGACCATCTTCGTTGGTTCGTTCCAGGAAGCCGACCTCTTCCACCGCACCTTCACCATCATCGCATGCTGCTCTATTGTGATAACCGCCGTCTACATCCTCCGCGTTGTGGGCAAGCTCCTTCTCGGCCCCGTTCAGGACGAGCATCACTTGTCGTTGACCGATGCCGAGTGGTGGGAACGCCTTTCGGTTATCACGCTTATCGTGTGCGTTGCAGGCATCGGTTGCTTCCCCAACTGGATTAGCAACCT contains:
- the nuoK gene encoding NADH-quinone oxidoreductase subunit NuoK; amino-acid sequence: MDNLSMMMYIIPSMIMFCCGVYGFITRKNMIAILISLELMLNSVDINFVVFNRFLFPGQLEGMMFTLFAIAIAAAETALAIAIIVNIFRVARNIDIRDLTKMKF
- the nuoL gene encoding NADH-quinone oxidoreductase subunit L, giving the protein MEHISIFILAIPLFMFLLLGLLGMKMSHKLAGTLGTLGMGTTLVLAYTVAFTYFFSGDAQFINAAGERLQSILWNVTWLQFTDSLVIRLGFLLDPISAMLLVVITTISFMVHLYSLGYMRDHHGVYERGFQRFYAFLSLFSFSMLGLVVATNIFQMYIFWELVGASSYLLIGFYYVKPSAVSASKKAFIVTRFADLGFLIGILVLSYFTGTFNFTELTSVPVDGLANVYQVSEATAEGVKNIFAGSATPMFMGASVMTWALVLIFMGGMGKSAMMPLHIWLPDAMEGPTPVSALIHAATMVVAGVYLVARLFPLYLMEIRSLEIVTVVGAVTALYAAMVACTQIDIKRVLAFSTISQIAFMMVSLGVARPEFHHGIGYMAGMFHLFTHAMFKALLFLCAGALIHAIGSNDYTAMHGLRKHMPITHITFLIGCLAIAGIIPFAGFFSKDEILTACFGNSALWYVWMSLVAGLTAFYMFRLYYLIFWWKEHKVPEGHHAPHDQPWTMTLPLVILAVISCFAGFVPFGNLVTWNGHPMFDHVGFFTNLEHLDWSVAAVSLAVAIIAIAIATVMYKKENPLPAKFKNALPTLWDWCHHRFYWDELYMFITHRIIFNGICKPIAWFDRHIIDGTMDMFARVTQKASFSIRGLQSGNLQMYVWVYLIGALLLASITWVCLL
- a CDS encoding complex I subunit 4 family protein, with the protein product MIFSNILIYFVVIPLLMLGCLFLCRNMKQIRTVAVVGSTALVALAVYLVVDFCQLRAAGADDIMLYQGSWMWFEPLNIHLAVGVDGISVAMLLLSAIIVFAGSFASWKINPLPKDFFLWLILLSTGVFGFFISIDLFTMFMFYEVALIPMYLLIGLWGTGRKEYSAMKLTLMLMGGSAFLLLGILGIYYHSAPAGSPLTMNLLEISANDAISHDWQYFLFPITFVGFGVLGAMFPFHTWSPDGHASAPTAVSMLHAGVLMKLGGYGCFRVAIYLMPFAANELAWIFLILTGISVVYGAFSACVQTDLKYINAYSSVSHCGLVLFAILMLNTTAMTGAVMQMLSHGLMTALFFALIGMIYGRTHTRDIRLMGGLMKIMPFLAVCYVIAGMASLGLPGLSGFVAEMTIFVGSFQEADLFHRTFTIIACCSIVITAVYILRVVGKLLLGPVQDEHHLSLTDAEWWERLSVITLIVCVAGIGCFPNWISNLLHNSFLPIIEVLTK